In Octopus bimaculoides isolate UCB-OBI-ISO-001 chromosome 14, ASM119413v2, whole genome shotgun sequence, the following are encoded in one genomic region:
- the LOC106869021 gene encoding uncharacterized protein LOC106869021: protein MKLFLGLLLLCVTSLSAFALENNALNKYCEKCLEESVVSGYYEHPKRCDAYVQCQFINKTLIAHEMFCNEGTCYNKDIQNCDYCSKTICQKKCNYETKFKDVFSCNKYFECDQSGFDYEAKFCPIQHRFDEKTSRCVSDFRCVGPIITRPCSETFKPSKSIGKFWQKNAVGWIEKDCGPGTGFDVKTCTCGKMIPLPEEKTCLLVDLPLKSNSFELSNKWYVENVDVTFRNNAAVFTTGSALVIPVLTNNDLGNSVEISMNFYLKSSPKDSYAIMTNGNCDRKPSISIEVENANTFPTVVGFMKLEGYMFPVQIKKRVELNQWYSIKFGKSNDKVRMYLNGQLVEEKTIPGYIETVDSALSIGKPCSSNPFIGSVNEFKLTKCPSW from the exons AATACTGTGAAAAATGTTTAGAAGAAAGTGTCGTATCCGGATACTATGAACATCCAAAACGTTGTGATGCCTATGTACAATGCCAGTTTATTAATAAAACATTGATTGCTCATGAAATGTTTTGCAATGAAGGAACATGTTATAACAAAGACATTCAAAACTGCGACTATTGTTCAAAAACTATATGCCAGAAAA AATGTAATTATGAAACAAAGTTTAAGGATGTTTTCTCTTGCAACAAATATTTTGAATGCGACCAATCGGGTTTCGATTACGAAGCAAAATTTTGCCCGATTCAACACAGATTCGACGAAAAAACATCACGCTGTGTTTCAGATTTCAGATGTGTAGGACCTATTATCACGAGac CGTGTTCTGAAACATTCAAGCCGTCTAAAAGTATAggaaaattttggcagaagaatGCTGTAGGTTGGATTGAAAAGGATTGTGGTCCTGGTACTGGGTTCGACGTCAAAACATGCACTTGTGGTAAAATGATTCCTCTGCCTGAAG agaaAACTTGTCTATTGGTTGATCTTCCGCTGAAGAGCAATTCTTTTGAACTCTCCAATAAATGGTATGTGGAAAATGTTGACGTTACTTTTCGTAACAATGCTGCTGTATTTACTACTGGTTCTGCCCTGGTGATTCCAGTTTTGACAAACAACGATTTAGGTAACAGTGTTGAAATTAGTATGAACTTTTATCTTAAAAGTTCTCCCAAAGATTCGTACGCCATTATGACTAACGGAAACTGCGATCGTAAGCCTTCAATCAGTATTGAAGTCGAAAATGCAAACACCTTCCCAACAGTTGTTGGCTTCATGAAATTAGAAGGATATATGTTCCCagtacaaataaagaaaagagtg gAATTAAACCAATGGTATAGTATCAAATTTGGAAAGTCAAACGATAAAGTGCGAATGTACTTGAATGGCCAACTTgtagaagaaaaaacaattcCGG GTTATATCGAAACAGTTGACAGTGCACTGAGTATTGGAAAACCCTGTTCTTCTAACCCTTTCATTGGTTCAGTAAACGAG TTCAAGCTCACCAAATGCCCATCATGGTAA